Part of the Desulfosalsimonas propionicica genome is shown below.
TTTTTTCGAGGCTTTAAGCCCGGACATACAATGGGAATTTATTCAAACCGGCTTTCCGTTTGTGACACGGAATGGCGACCTGATTGTGAAGGAAACCGGCCTTCTATCAAAAAAATTGTTTTCTGACCTGGAGACCATGGCTGATCTTGGTGCGCCAGCCGGGTTTGTGCATGGATTTGATATCACACTGATTCTGGGTGCCGCAGCCGATCAGGCCGGGCTTACCGGCGATATCCAGGCCGATCGCCTGGCCGTGCACCAGGCCCTGGAAAATCTGGCAAAACCGGTTCCAGGCCTTTTAAAAACGTACAACCGGCCCTTTTCGGCCTACAATCGCCAAACCCCGGATGCCCATGAAGCCCTCGGCCCTGAGGATTACAAAATGGGCAGGTTCAACAGCCGTGGGCATATCGTACCCTTCAAATGGTAAAAGATACATGCCAACGAACAAAACATACAGTTCCGTAGGGAAATCCTTTATCAGTTTGGCCCTGGCCTTGTTTTCCGCTTTCTGCTTGCTGGCCTCATGGGTCTTTCTTGGCCCCCTGCAGTCCAATATAGAGCAAAACGTCAGTAAAAGCGTGGAAAAATACGTGCATACGCTTAGGTTATACGGGCACAACAACCTGCAGTCATTGGTGAACGTCATTGAAGATCACGCCCGGCTGCCCCATATTGTCCACAGCGTCATGCGCACCCACGTCCCGATGTGGAAACTGCAGCACCAGTTGCTCACCATGAAACTCATGGGCCGGGATGTCAATTACACTCTGCTGGACTACCAGGGCAACCCGATTGCATCGGAAACTGATACCTCCGCTGATTTTTCCGGCCAGACTCCCTGGGTACGTTCCATACTCGATGGCCGGCGGACCACCTGGATCGATGCCGGTTATCACGATACGCAGCCTTTCTGGCGTATTGCCGTTCCGATCCGCTACAATCAATACGTGGAGGGGGTGCTTGTCGCCGAATGCCCCGTGGAATCGCTCCTGGATATCATTATATCCGATGATGTGCTCCATCCCCACGTGGGCATCGAGCTTGTGCGCGGAACCACGGTGCTGGAGGAAAAAGGCGTGATTCCAAGTGACTACACAATGTTCCAAAGCTCATTATCCCACTCCGGCATTCAATGGAACCTGCTATGGGACCACGACGCTATCCGGAAAAAAATGACCATGATCTATATTCGCTGGCTGTTTTTTTTCTGTTTGACAGCTCTTGTCATCGTCTTTTTTTTCTATCTATACGGGAGTAAAAAAATTGTATATCCCCAGGAAGCGTTAAACAGGATCAATCAGCAGCTGTTTGCCCAAAAAAAAGAAATTGAAGGGCAATATCAGCAATTAAAAGCCGCCCAGCTCGACCTTGAAAAAAAAAACCGGGAACTGGCCGCGGAAAAAAACCAAATGGAAGCCATTATTCATTCGGTTCAGGACGGCATTATCACAACCGACGCCCATGGCACCATCCAGACAATCAATCCGGCGGCCCGAAAGCTTTACGGCCTTGCTGAATCAAAGCTGCTTGGCAAAACACTGGCCATCAATGCGGGGTTTTCTGAATTAAAAGATGCCTTGGAAAAAATGATTCTGGAAAAAACGGCTTACCGAAATCTGGAATTTTTCCTGAAAAATAAAAAAACAGACAGACAGCATTATCTCCGAGCCTCCCTTGCCCGTGTATCGACAGGGGCAATGGCTGAGAAAGAGGAGTATTTAGAATTTGTTGTGGTATTAATTGATCTGACCCGTGAAAAAGAACTGGAACACATGAAAACCGCCTTTATTAATACTGCCGCCCATGAGCTTAGAACTCCTCTGACCTCGATCCAGGGTTTTTCGGAATTGCTGGTAATACGCAAAACAGTGCCTCCTGAAAAAATTCATTTCTATGCCAAAAAGATTCATTCTCAAACCAAGGTGTTAAGCGCCATTGTGTCCCGGCTGGAAGATGTCAGCACCATAGAATCCGGGCGCACCATCAGCATTTTCCCGACCCTCCGGGATCTTCCGGATTTGATCCGGAAAACCATCGATCTGGCCGGTACCAGCTATGGTTCAGAAAGGCTGGAAATGCAGTGCCAGCCATGCGACCCGTTTTATTTTGACATCAACCGGATCCGCCAGGTCATCTGGGACCTGATCGCAAACGCCCTGATTTATTCCTCCACCAACGCCCGGGTCCGGGTCGAGGGCTGGATGGACATTGCCAGATATTTCGTGGTAATCCGGGACGAAGGTATGGGCATAGACACAGCTTTTGCCGCCCGCGTATTTGACGGTTTTCTGCGCGCTGACACCTCCAGCAGGGCACCGGGCGGCTTCGGGCTGAGCATTTACCTGGCAAAACACATCATCGATGCCCACCATGGCCAAATATTTATGGAAAGCGAACCCGGCAGGGGTACTGAATTTACAATCTGCCTTCCCAGAAATTGATATGAAATCCAATCAAAAAAAAGGTGTTTAAAAATGTGTGACGATTTTAATCAATCCCGATCAACTTCTAAATACCCGGCGGATTCAGGTCATTTAAAAAAGACCCAGCTACCCCCCCATGTATTGCTGGACTGTATACAGACCCAGATCTGGTTTTTAACAGACGAGGTGCATTATGGATTTGTAAACAAGGCGCATTCCCGATTTATCGGGCTTGAAAAGTCCAGGATTGAAGGCAGGAGTCTTTATAATTTTTTTTCACCAGAGGAAGCCGAGACCTGCATAAAAAGCAACAGGGTTGTTTTCGAAAACCAGAGCTTCGTTATTTCAGAAGAATGGATGAAAGACCGCACCGGCCAGAACCGGCTGCTAAAGATCTGCAAAACTCCGGTGCATGACCCGGAAACCGGAAAAACCTGTGTGGTCTGCTCTGCGGAAGACATCACCGAGCAGCGGCAGCTCGATGAGATGAGAGGCGAATTTCTCTCCACAGCGGCGCATGAACTGCGCAGCCCACTGACATCGATCATGGGGTTTGCCGAACTGGTCATGGCCCGTCCCGATTTGTCCGGTGAAAAACGAAACCGCTATAATGCCCACATTCTGGCCCAGTCCAAAATCCTTGAATCCATTATTGCCAACTATTTAAATGTCAGCCAGATCGAATCCGGGCGGGACCTGCCGTTTAACCCAGGGCCGGTTTGCATCAAAACCCTGATCACGGAAGTGGTCCAGCAATTCACAGACCAGAAAACAGACAGGGAGTTTGTCTGCAGCATCGGCAATGCACCGGAACTTCAACTGGATCGGGTAAAAATGATTCAGGTGATGTACAATCTGCTGTCCAATGCAGTCAAATATTCAAAACAAGGCTCAAGAGTAATGGTACATGGGCAGTGCCAAAAAAGCGGCCAGTATCATATCACCGTATCGGACAACGGCTGCGGAATGACAAAGCAGGAACAGGAACATGTGTTTAACAAATATTTCAGGGGCACCCGGGCCCGACATCAGTGCAAGGGCTTA
Proteins encoded:
- a CDS encoding PAS domain-containing sensor histidine kinase; this translates as MCDDFNQSRSTSKYPADSGHLKKTQLPPHVLLDCIQTQIWFLTDEVHYGFVNKAHSRFIGLEKSRIEGRSLYNFFSPEEAETCIKSNRVVFENQSFVISEEWMKDRTGQNRLLKICKTPVHDPETGKTCVVCSAEDITEQRQLDEMRGEFLSTAAHELRSPLTSIMGFAELVMARPDLSGEKRNRYNAHILAQSKILESIIANYLNVSQIESGRDLPFNPGPVCIKTLITEVVQQFTDQKTDREFVCSIGNAPELQLDRVKMIQVMYNLLSNAVKYSKQGSRVMVHGQCQKSGQYHITVSDNGCGMTKQEQEHVFNKYFRGTRARHQCKGLGLGMAVVKYMVDLHQGQTWLESEPGKGTTVHVLLPCGNSSSCFLSSA
- a CDS encoding sensor histidine kinase; the protein is MPTNKTYSSVGKSFISLALALFSAFCLLASWVFLGPLQSNIEQNVSKSVEKYVHTLRLYGHNNLQSLVNVIEDHARLPHIVHSVMRTHVPMWKLQHQLLTMKLMGRDVNYTLLDYQGNPIASETDTSADFSGQTPWVRSILDGRRTTWIDAGYHDTQPFWRIAVPIRYNQYVEGVLVAECPVESLLDIIISDDVLHPHVGIELVRGTTVLEEKGVIPSDYTMFQSSLSHSGIQWNLLWDHDAIRKKMTMIYIRWLFFFCLTALVIVFFFYLYGSKKIVYPQEALNRINQQLFAQKKEIEGQYQQLKAAQLDLEKKNRELAAEKNQMEAIIHSVQDGIITTDAHGTIQTINPAARKLYGLAESKLLGKTLAINAGFSELKDALEKMILEKTAYRNLEFFLKNKKTDRQHYLRASLARVSTGAMAEKEEYLEFVVVLIDLTREKELEHMKTAFINTAAHELRTPLTSIQGFSELLVIRKTVPPEKIHFYAKKIHSQTKVLSAIVSRLEDVSTIESGRTISIFPTLRDLPDLIRKTIDLAGTSYGSERLEMQCQPCDPFYFDINRIRQVIWDLIANALIYSSTNARVRVEGWMDIARYFVVIRDEGMGIDTAFAARVFDGFLRADTSSRAPGGFGLSIYLAKHIIDAHHGQIFMESEPGRGTEFTICLPRN